CGCTCGCAGCGAGACGACTTCCGACGACAGCACAGGGGTCTCCGGCGCCAGCCCCCGGCACTCCTCCGCGAGTGCCTCCGGCCCCGGCCACACGGCGGCGCGGAACACCTTGGGCACCAGCGGCTTGATGAAGCGGGGGAACGTCTCCGCTGCCACCTGCTCCAACGTGGCGCCTCGCACCTCGCGCTTCACCCACGCAGGGTCCACCTTCAGCAGCAAGTCGTCCGGTGGAGACACGAGCGACAGGCCCAGCTTCTGCGCCAGCACCAGGCAGAAGGTGTCGTTGCCGTACAGGCGCACCCTCTCGCGGTCCACGGCGGGCGGGCTCCAGAAGCGCCCCAGCCTCAGCACCTCGCCGCCCTGCGCCTCCCACGCGCGGGCGACGGTGTCGCGCTCCGGATCCGCCTTCTCGGGGATGAGCAGGGTGAGCCCATGGAACATGCCGGGCACCCTATACGACCTGACATGCTCACGTTTGAAGCCGCCAACGCGCCGCTCGAGGCCGCGGGGCAGCAGGGCTGGGAGCTCGTCACGGGGCCACCAGAAGGAGTCGCTCGGAGCGGGCCCGAGGCCTCAGTTAGACTGACGCGGTGAGCGATGCCCTGAATGACCTCCTCGCCCGCGCGTGCACGGCCTTCGAGCAGCGCGAGGAGGAAGACGCGCTGCGGTTCCTGCTGCCCGTCTGGCGGGAGACGCGCGCGGAGCGCATCGCCGTGCTCGTGGACCGGCTGTCCGCCCTGCTCACCGCGCGTCCGGCTCCCCGGGACTACAGCCACGTGTCGACCGGCATGGAGCTGCTGCGGCCCTGGGACCTTCCCAAGAAGCTCGGAGGGCTCTTGCAGACCGCGCGGAGTGGCCGTGCCGCGGAGCTGGCGAGCCAGCTCGACGCCTTCCGCCGCTGGCCCGCGGACCCGCGACTGACACCCGCGCTGCTGGACATCGCGCGGCTGCCCGTCGCCCAGGAGGAGCCGGCCTGCAACGCGCTGGGCAGCCTCTTCATGTCCCTGAGGGACTCCCGGGCCGTCGAAGAGCTCCATGCGCTGTGCGCCGAGCTGGGCTCCGAGAACCGCCTGGCCCAGCAGCTGCTCACCGTCATCCAGCGGACCCGCGCAAAGGAGGCGGCCGCGCTGAGCCCGGAGGCGCTGGCGCGGTGTGAAGCGCTGGACCTGGCCATCGACGCCCTGGAGACGGCCACGACGAACAGCGCGCCCGTCCGGGAGTCACTCCTGGCGCGCATCCATGCCCACCCGGAGGACGTGGACGCGCGGCTCGTGCTGGCCGACCTCTTGATGGACATGGGAGATCCGCTGGGCGAGTTCATCATGTTGCAGTGCTCACCCCAGCCCGACCCGAACCGTGTCGAAGCGCTGCTGACGGAGCACCGGGCCGAGTGGCAGGCCCCGCTGGGGCCCTCCGTCGAGACCCGGTACACCCGCTTCGAGCGGGGCTTCCCCGTGGCCGTGCGGGTGAGGGGCACCCGGACGGGGCCCCCGCCGCCTCCGCCTGGACCGGCCTGGAGCACCGTGGAGTCCATCGACTGGAGCTGGGAGGGCTCCCCGGAGGCAGCAACCTGGCTCGCGCACCCGCACCTGCGGCACGTGACCCAGCTGCGGGGCGTCTGGGCCTCGCTCGGAGAGCGGTTGGGCGCGTACCCGCTGCCGGTGCGGCAATTGGAGCTGCAGGGGCAGCTCGCCCCGTGGGTTCCCGACGTGTTCCGCTCGCTTTCGGCCCTGCCCGACCTGAGCCAGGTCGAGATTGACGAGGCGGAGGCCGCGGACGTGAGCCTGTGCGCGACCTCGCCCCTGGCCCGGCGCCTGGAGCGCTTCGAGGCGCGCGTGAGGAAGGCCTGGACCCTGGTGGCGACACCTCCGGGAGAGGTCCAGGTCGAAGTGCTGCGAATGAGAGTGCAGCAGCATCCGTACCCGACCCAGCGCGTGATGCCGGAGCTGAACGCGCAGCGGGTCGGAGAGCTCCTGGGAGCGATTCGCGCGGCGGCGGGCTTCGGTGGCCGCGTGTTGCGCCTGCATGCCCCGCATCCGCTGGAGGAGCAGGACGCCCATCAGCTGGAGCGCGCCGGGGCCGGCTACAAGCGCGTCGAGTGGGTGTGAGCCAGTAGCTCGGAGCGGGTGACGGCCTGCCTGGGACTCCGGGCAGCGGACATGCATTCCTCCAGGGTGTCACTCAGCTCGGGCGCTCGCGCCGCTGCCGCGCCACGGCCTGCGCCGGTTTCGACTCGTACCCCGGCGCCTACCCGAGCAGCTCTGACAGGGGCCCCTCGGCGATTCGCGTCGGACCTTCCGCCCCGAAGGTGTTGAAGCCGGCATCGCCCGAGGCGTGGCCCAGGGTGTTGAACAGGTTGGACACCTGGCGATTCCGCGCCTTGCCGTCGGCCGGGTACACCACCGTCCGCCCATCCGTCTTCAGCCCCAGCGCATTGCCGCCGAGGACGAGCTTGGGCCACTCCCGCCCCTCCGAGTGGTGCTGCTCGCCATTGTCGGACATCAGGACAATCACCGTGTGGTCCAGCATCGAGCCGGACGCGCCGACCTCCGGCGTCGCCGCCAGCGCGCGGGCCAGCTTCGCCACCAGGGCCACGTGCTTCCGGGTGACCGCCGCGATGCCGGTCCAGTTGCCCGCGTTGTCGATGCCGTGCTGAAGGTCATGCCGCCCGACGCTCGCGATGCTCGCGTCATAGGCCACGTCGAAGCCCGAGGTCCCCGCCGCCAGCACCACCAGGTTCGTCAGGCCGCCCAGCAGCGCGGTGGTGGCAATCTCGAACTGCGCCTCCAGCCACTTGAGGGAGTCGGGCGGAGTGCTGCTTCCCTGGAGCAGCGGGTTCACGGACGGATGGGGAGGCAGCAGCGGCGTCACCTGCGCCGCCATGCCCTGCAGCTGCGACTCCCGCGCACGCAGCGCTTCGAGCGAAGCCAGGTACCGCTCCAGCTTCGCGCGCTCGGGGGAGTTGCCCTTGAAGGTCCCGAGCGCGGCCTTCGCGTCGTCGCGGGCGAAGTCGAAGAGCATCCGGCGCTCCTGCCCCACCGCCGAGCCAGCCGAGAGCGTGCCGAAGATGGTGTTGTACGCGAGCATCGGGTTCACCAGCACGCCCGCGGGCTTGCGCGGACCGTACGCGCACGTCTCGTAGACGA
This DNA window, taken from Pyxidicoccus xibeiensis, encodes the following:
- a CDS encoding ATP-grasp domain-containing protein; the encoded protein is MFHGLTLLIPEKADPERDTVARAWEAQGGEVLRLGRFWSPPAVDRERVRLYGNDTFCLVLAQKLGLSLVSPPDDLLLKVDPAWVKREVRGATLEQVAAETFPRFIKPLVPKVFRAAVWPGPEALAEECRGLAPETPVLSSEVVSLRAEVRAWVLDGRVRTCALYEGEASVTEAEAFLADIARMAPLPRTCVLDVALVEGRGWALLEANAAWGAGLNGCDASGAARCIAEATVTA
- a CDS encoding DUF1552 domain-containing protein — its product is MLTRRALLKSAVAAGLFAPLYREALAQTAAKPMRLVLVLECNGIYPEAFLSSGTRAALGSRVGTRHNFLDVYPETALVRPGDGLSSALCLGPLAGGSGAPSLENRAAVLLGLSSTIAGGGHSSGTGALSCAVNGSAATLDAVLAPRLKRTAPFDAIRLGTSSARTSIVYETCAYGPRKPAGVLVNPMLAYNTIFGTLSAGSAVGQERRMLFDFARDDAKAALGTFKGNSPERAKLERYLASLEALRARESQLQGMAAQVTPLLPPHPSVNPLLQGSSTPPDSLKWLEAQFEIATTALLGGLTNLVVLAAGTSGFDVAYDASIASVGRHDLQHGIDNAGNWTGIAAVTRKHVALVAKLARALAATPEVGASGSMLDHTVIVLMSDNGEQHHSEGREWPKLVLGGNALGLKTDGRTVVYPADGKARNRQVSNLFNTLGHASGDAGFNTFGAEGPTRIAEGPLSELLG
- a CDS encoding TIGR02996 domain-containing protein, which produces MSDALNDLLARACTAFEQREEEDALRFLLPVWRETRAERIAVLVDRLSALLTARPAPRDYSHVSTGMELLRPWDLPKKLGGLLQTARSGRAAELASQLDAFRRWPADPRLTPALLDIARLPVAQEEPACNALGSLFMSLRDSRAVEELHALCAELGSENRLAQQLLTVIQRTRAKEAAALSPEALARCEALDLAIDALETATTNSAPVRESLLARIHAHPEDVDARLVLADLLMDMGDPLGEFIMLQCSPQPDPNRVEALLTEHRAEWQAPLGPSVETRYTRFERGFPVAVRVRGTRTGPPPPPPGPAWSTVESIDWSWEGSPEAATWLAHPHLRHVTQLRGVWASLGERLGAYPLPVRQLELQGQLAPWVPDVFRSLSALPDLSQVEIDEAEAADVSLCATSPLARRLERFEARVRKAWTLVATPPGEVQVEVLRMRVQQHPYPTQRVMPELNAQRVGELLGAIRAAAGFGGRVLRLHAPHPLEEQDAHQLERAGAGYKRVEWV